In the genome of Saprospira sp. CCB-QB6, one region contains:
- the recD2 gene encoding SF1B family DNA helicase RecD2, giving the protein MDAISQRLKGQLTHIIYRNEENGYTVARFQPADGGKQTVVVGSLLGVEKGEKLICQGYWVNSKRHGKQFQVEQFEQQLPSSPEDIERYLSSGQIRGIGPAFAKRIVDHFGKDTLDIIENSPEELLEVRGISQNKLDLIISSWQEQQKARSLIIFLQQNGISPAFAQKIYRKYGSESIAKIKQNPYCLANDIEGIGFKKADEMAQKMGLQQEDPKRVSAALLYLLQELAGQGHSCYPLQSFLQEGGQMLALGQEQLQGPLAQLKENKEVFIERFWDEGKGQDERLIWSKSLYYQEKDIIDQLDRLNKHPQTWAEDIDIEAELELAQKNTAIELAPEQLEAVRRSLSQKLHIITGGPGTGKSTITKLILNILSRHSDTIFLAAPTGRAAKRLAEVTGKEASTIHSLLSISIGGYYNQHIRNMEQLDCDVLIVDEASMIDTTLMAILLYALPNHCKLILVGDVDQLPSVGPGNVLDDLMGSDKLEVTRLKEIFRQAANSKIVRNAHKINQGIFPDIQTEADADFFFIPKSDAADAAQMIPELMAKRLPKRYNFDAKKDIQLLCPIHKGDLGTRALNKSLQKALNPSGPKKDKIERGEQVFYLGDKVMQLKNDYEKGVYNGDIGYIRKISPMDKTFIVEMDGKVMIEYQYQDLQNMDLAYAVSVHKYQGSEAPCIVMPVHESQYSLLFRNLLYTAITRGKRLVVLIGSKKALQIAVRNQRMRKRYSGLLWLLQAPSEKKLPSIQIAPLPNSPEYPDWLERHFPDEV; this is encoded by the coding sequence ATGGACGCTATTAGCCAGCGCCTAAAAGGGCAACTGACGCATATTATCTACCGAAATGAAGAAAATGGCTATACAGTGGCTCGTTTTCAGCCTGCTGATGGGGGAAAGCAAACCGTAGTAGTGGGTAGTCTTTTGGGGGTAGAAAAGGGCGAAAAGTTGATTTGTCAGGGCTATTGGGTAAATAGCAAGCGGCATGGCAAGCAATTTCAGGTAGAGCAATTTGAGCAGCAGCTTCCGAGTAGTCCAGAAGATATTGAGCGTTATTTGAGCTCGGGGCAAATTCGGGGAATTGGGCCAGCCTTTGCCAAGCGCATTGTAGATCATTTTGGGAAAGACACCCTAGATATTATTGAAAATTCTCCTGAAGAATTGTTGGAAGTTAGAGGAATTAGCCAAAATAAACTGGACCTTATTATTAGTTCTTGGCAAGAGCAACAAAAGGCCCGCAGCCTCATTATTTTCTTGCAACAAAATGGAATTTCGCCTGCTTTTGCCCAAAAGATTTATCGAAAATATGGCTCGGAAAGTATTGCGAAGATCAAGCAAAACCCTTATTGTCTGGCCAATGATATAGAAGGTATTGGCTTTAAGAAAGCCGATGAAATGGCTCAAAAAATGGGCTTGCAACAGGAAGATCCCAAACGAGTTTCGGCTGCCTTGCTCTATCTTTTGCAAGAGTTGGCCGGGCAGGGGCACAGTTGTTATCCGCTTCAAAGTTTTTTGCAAGAAGGCGGACAGATGTTGGCCCTTGGACAAGAGCAGTTGCAGGGACCATTGGCACAACTCAAAGAAAATAAAGAGGTGTTTATCGAGCGTTTTTGGGATGAGGGCAAGGGCCAAGATGAGCGCTTAATTTGGAGCAAAAGCCTGTATTATCAGGAAAAAGACATTATTGATCAACTCGATCGCCTCAATAAACATCCCCAGACTTGGGCCGAAGATATTGATATTGAAGCGGAACTGGAATTGGCCCAAAAAAATACCGCTATTGAATTGGCGCCAGAACAGCTGGAAGCCGTTCGTCGCAGTCTTAGTCAAAAATTGCATATCATCACGGGGGGACCTGGAACGGGAAAAAGTACGATTACCAAACTCATTCTCAATATTCTGAGCCGACATAGCGATACTATTTTTTTAGCCGCTCCCACAGGCCGAGCCGCCAAGCGATTGGCCGAAGTGACGGGCAAGGAAGCCAGCACCATCCACTCTTTGTTATCGATTAGCATTGGGGGCTATTACAATCAGCATATTCGAAATATGGAGCAGCTCGACTGCGATGTATTGATTGTTGATGAGGCCAGTATGATTGACACAACACTCATGGCGATTTTGCTCTACGCCCTCCCCAATCATTGCAAACTGATTTTGGTGGGGGATGTCGACCAACTTCCTAGCGTTGGGCCAGGCAATGTTTTAGATGACTTGATGGGCTCTGATAAATTGGAAGTTACCCGCCTCAAAGAAATTTTTAGACAGGCGGCCAATTCGAAAATTGTACGCAATGCGCACAAAATCAATCAGGGTATTTTTCCCGATATCCAAACAGAAGCCGATGCCGATTTTTTCTTCATTCCCAAATCCGATGCAGCGGATGCGGCCCAAATGATTCCTGAATTGATGGCCAAACGGCTCCCCAAACGCTATAATTTTGATGCAAAAAAGGATATTCAATTGCTTTGTCCCATTCATAAAGGCGATTTAGGCACCAGAGCACTCAATAAAAGCCTACAAAAAGCCCTAAATCCCTCTGGCCCCAAAAAGGACAAGATTGAAAGGGGGGAACAGGTTTTTTATTTGGGCGATAAAGTCATGCAGCTCAAAAATGACTACGAAAAAGGCGTCTACAATGGCGATATTGGCTATATCCGAAAGATCAGCCCCATGGATAAAACCTTTATCGTAGAAATGGACGGCAAAGTCATGATCGAATACCAATATCAAGACCTCCAAAATATGGACTTGGCCTATGCCGTTAGTGTACATAAATACCAAGGTAGCGAAGCTCCATGTATTGTTATGCCCGTGCACGAATCGCAATATAGTCTACTTTTTCGCAACCTACTTTATACCGCGATCACCCGTGGCAAACGTTTAGTTGTCCTTATTGGTAGCAAAAAAGCCCTACAAATTGCCGTGCGCAATCAAAGAATGCGCAAGCGGTACTCTGGTTTACTTTGGCTTTTACAAGCCCCTAGCGAAAAAAAACTTCCTAGTATTCAGATTGCACCGCTCCCCAATAGTCCCGAATATCCCGACTGGTTAGAGCGGCATTTTCCCGATGAAGTCTAA
- a CDS encoding DUF7793 family protein: MRTEVMRKEIRLKKSLLYQDEETGILVQRVGSGAFLEADDSREWIEGVYKLQGSQPLYFLADMRGLRGQSKESRRISGDKDPRLNIYGGAGLINNGASKILGNFMLSLNKISHPIRLFTNEEEAFKWLVELKKKNGH; the protein is encoded by the coding sequence ATGAGAACAGAAGTTATGAGAAAAGAAATACGATTAAAAAAGAGTTTGCTTTACCAAGATGAGGAAACTGGCATTTTGGTCCAACGAGTAGGATCTGGTGCTTTTCTAGAAGCAGATGATTCTCGAGAATGGATTGAAGGCGTATATAAGCTTCAGGGAAGTCAGCCTTTATACTTCTTGGCCGATATGCGTGGCTTAAGAGGACAATCTAAGGAATCGCGAAGAATCTCTGGTGATAAAGATCCTCGCTTAAATATTTATGGTGGTGCTGGCCTAATTAACAATGGTGCCTCTAAAATTTTGGGCAACTTTATGCTGAGCCTCAATAAAATCTCTCATCCTATTCGTTTGTTTACCAATGAAGAAGAGGCCTTTAAGTGGTTAGTAGAATTGAAAAAGAAAAATGGTCATTAG
- a CDS encoding T9SS type A sorting domain-containing protein, translating into MRYYSLLLTTLLLFISLMLQAQERPSFAWGQMLSSQTQYGGQAEGLDLYLGPAGELYLLGYFNGSIDFNPAVDSQALRKAKGKNDLFVAKYNRRGDFQWVLPLGSHGNDAAQAIDLNAQGELMVTGYFSDTLYWSDSDYLLSAGEEDVFILRISAEGEALSAISFGGKGSDQGLDIKSFNNSIYITGEFKEEFKAFGKERPAFGESDIFVGQLEEFSDWRWLRTLGSKGADLSTALSVSSLGELYLAATARGSFIYDDFSLDSLQAPVTGAALLLKYSPLGELLWKETLAATEGMELSDIVVNSVGEAFMTGSFRGELAGLKSAGESDVFLAQFHRQGRVNWIKRWGGKGEDRGQCIEIVGRKLLGIAGRFSDQVAIDEQQVRAQGEQSDLFIAQYSFEGNFKRMQAFGGPLYEEVQAMKLNLEGQVFLTGSFEGAADFDPSPRQALLNSNAIQTLFVAHYQAHSLAYDFAFAMGYRYDASLSRIEALYPNAAGEILTAVYFEGALSVNKDSLLKSKGRWGDILISQYDSLGRLRWFRQFGGLGADKAEALCQTAAGESFLGGSFGADFCLNDSLCWQAEGKQDAFLLKLDSLGALVWAQEWKSSGEVEVVALKEQQGGQLLVLLSHRGDRLRFSGQTLLDRAGFLLVSISVETGQLQWFKSYDCLAPAKGRLAIDGQGQIYLGLAFEGQLKLGHRQNQLLRSAGEQDLALLALDRVGDFRWARLLGGRSEEQLGDLLYMPNQGVYLAGSFEGTAAFGTRTYSARGQRDAFLVHYSKAGDLRWAKTWGGELKSRITAMALADSQQIILTGYFQGNMPCSDSIQLKTSNLLKSDIFLMEVEGQNARVNWAKALDGSGNDRTKALVVSNKNSIYLGASFEARFDADPSKGERIFENKGLVSTALLLKYLNFAFQKLELVAFRAKRKNIKEVELRWTTPRETENKGFVVERRLEGNEEFHAVGFIPGFGNSEAPTNYRFTDVNAFDGNSYYRFRQLSNHGQEAYSEVVFVRGWKTKEGGQLAIYPNPVQKELNLRFGRLGKNMKSARIRIYNQQRQVKLELKAGLSANELLILEDLSDLPKGRYVLEIRYNNRKKRELEFIKD; encoded by the coding sequence ATGCGCTATTATTCGCTTCTCCTTACGACCCTCCTTTTGTTTATTAGTTTAATGTTGCAAGCGCAAGAGCGACCTAGCTTTGCTTGGGGGCAGATGTTATCTAGCCAGACCCAATATGGGGGGCAGGCAGAGGGTTTGGATCTCTATTTGGGGCCAGCGGGAGAGCTATATTTATTGGGTTATTTTAATGGGAGCATAGATTTCAATCCAGCGGTGGATAGTCAGGCTTTGCGGAAGGCCAAGGGGAAAAATGATTTATTTGTGGCCAAATATAACCGTCGGGGGGATTTTCAGTGGGTATTGCCTTTGGGCAGTCATGGGAATGATGCGGCTCAGGCCATAGATTTGAATGCGCAGGGCGAGTTGATGGTCACGGGTTATTTTTCTGACACCTTATATTGGTCGGACAGCGACTATTTATTGAGTGCGGGGGAAGAAGATGTGTTCATTTTGCGGATTTCGGCAGAGGGGGAGGCCTTATCGGCGATATCTTTTGGGGGCAAGGGCAGTGATCAGGGTTTAGACATCAAGTCCTTCAATAACAGCATCTATATTACGGGGGAATTTAAGGAGGAATTTAAGGCCTTTGGGAAGGAGCGGCCGGCCTTTGGGGAGTCGGATATATTTGTGGGACAATTGGAGGAGTTTTCGGATTGGCGTTGGTTGCGGACCTTGGGGAGTAAGGGGGCGGATTTGAGTACGGCCCTATCGGTCAGTAGTTTGGGGGAATTATATTTGGCGGCCACGGCCAGGGGCAGCTTCATTTATGATGATTTTAGTTTGGATAGCTTGCAGGCGCCAGTGACGGGGGCAGCGCTTTTGCTCAAGTACTCGCCTTTGGGGGAGTTATTATGGAAAGAAACCTTAGCGGCGACCGAGGGCATGGAGTTAAGTGATATCGTGGTAAATTCGGTAGGAGAAGCCTTTATGACGGGGAGTTTTCGGGGAGAGTTAGCAGGTTTAAAATCTGCGGGAGAATCGGATGTTTTTCTAGCCCAATTTCATCGTCAGGGGCGGGTCAATTGGATAAAGCGTTGGGGTGGAAAGGGAGAAGATCGGGGGCAATGTATAGAGATTGTGGGCCGAAAGCTATTGGGGATAGCGGGTCGTTTTTCGGATCAGGTGGCTATAGATGAGCAGCAAGTGAGGGCGCAGGGGGAGCAATCGGATTTATTTATTGCCCAATATAGTTTTGAGGGCAATTTCAAGCGGATGCAAGCTTTTGGGGGGCCTTTATATGAGGAAGTGCAGGCCATGAAGCTCAATTTGGAGGGGCAAGTCTTTTTGACGGGTAGTTTTGAGGGGGCGGCGGACTTTGATCCTTCGCCTAGGCAAGCCTTATTGAATAGCAATGCCATACAGACCTTATTTGTGGCGCATTATCAGGCGCATAGTTTGGCCTATGACTTTGCTTTTGCCATGGGTTATCGTTATGATGCCTCCTTATCGAGAATAGAGGCGCTCTATCCCAATGCGGCGGGAGAAATATTGACTGCGGTTTATTTTGAGGGGGCGTTATCGGTCAACAAAGACAGCTTGCTCAAAAGCAAGGGACGTTGGGGAGATATCCTCATCAGTCAGTATGATTCTTTGGGGCGTTTGCGTTGGTTTAGGCAATTTGGAGGGCTGGGAGCGGATAAAGCAGAGGCTTTATGTCAGACGGCGGCGGGAGAAAGTTTTTTGGGAGGAAGTTTTGGGGCCGACTTCTGTTTGAATGATAGTCTGTGTTGGCAGGCAGAGGGCAAGCAGGATGCATTTTTGCTCAAATTGGATAGTTTGGGAGCTTTAGTTTGGGCTCAGGAGTGGAAGAGTTCGGGAGAGGTAGAGGTGGTTGCGCTCAAAGAGCAGCAGGGGGGGCAATTATTAGTATTGCTTAGTCATCGGGGGGATCGTTTGCGTTTTTCGGGGCAGACCTTATTGGATCGGGCTGGTTTTTTATTGGTCTCTATTTCGGTAGAGACTGGGCAGCTACAGTGGTTTAAGTCCTATGATTGTTTGGCGCCAGCCAAGGGGCGTTTAGCCATCGATGGGCAGGGGCAGATTTATTTGGGGTTAGCTTTTGAGGGGCAATTAAAGTTAGGGCATCGGCAGAATCAGTTATTGCGGTCTGCGGGCGAGCAAGATTTGGCCCTCTTGGCCTTAGATCGAGTGGGGGATTTTCGTTGGGCGCGGCTATTGGGGGGGCGTTCGGAAGAGCAGTTGGGAGATTTGTTATATATGCCCAATCAGGGGGTATATTTGGCGGGTAGTTTTGAGGGCACGGCGGCTTTTGGAACCAGGACCTATAGTGCGCGGGGGCAGCGGGATGCTTTTTTGGTTCATTATAGTAAAGCGGGTGATTTGAGGTGGGCGAAGACTTGGGGGGGAGAATTGAAGAGTAGAATTACGGCCATGGCATTGGCAGATAGTCAACAAATCATTTTGACGGGTTATTTTCAGGGAAATATGCCTTGTTCTGACAGCATACAATTAAAGACCAGCAACCTCTTAAAGTCAGATATTTTCTTGATGGAAGTAGAGGGTCAAAATGCGCGAGTCAATTGGGCCAAAGCATTGGATGGGAGTGGGAATGATCGGACCAAGGCCTTAGTTGTGAGTAATAAAAACAGCATTTATTTGGGGGCTTCCTTTGAGGCCCGTTTTGATGCGGATCCGAGTAAGGGGGAGCGAATATTTGAGAACAAGGGCTTGGTCTCTACGGCTCTTTTGCTCAAATACTTGAACTTTGCTTTTCAGAAACTAGAGTTAGTCGCTTTTCGGGCCAAGCGAAAAAACATTAAAGAAGTAGAATTGCGTTGGACCACGCCTAGGGAGACCGAAAACAAAGGGTTTGTGGTAGAACGTCGATTAGAAGGGAATGAGGAATTTCATGCGGTAGGCTTTATTCCTGGTTTTGGAAATAGCGAAGCTCCCACCAACTACCGATTTACTGATGTCAATGCTTTTGATGGCAATAGTTATTATCGGTTTCGGCAATTGTCTAATCATGGACAAGAGGCCTATTCTGAGGTAGTCTTTGTTCGAGGTTGGAAGACCAAAGAGGGGGGGCAGTTGGCTATTTATCCCAATCCGGTACAAAAAGAACTGAACTTGCGTTTTGGTCGTTTGGGCAAAAACATGAAATCGGCTCGGATACGGATTTACAACCAACAGCGGCAGGTCAAACTAGAGTTAAAAGCAGGACTAAGTGCCAATGAATTGCTAATTCTGGAAGACTTATCTGACTTGCCCAAAGGACGTTACGTACTAGAAATTCGTTACAATAACAGAAAAAAGCGAGAGCTAGAATTTATTAAAGATTAG